A DNA window from Candidatus Binataceae bacterium contains the following coding sequences:
- the dapB gene encoding 4-hydroxy-tetrahydrodipicolinate reductase, translated as MANLIVAGAAGRMGRVLIGMIAHDPVHKLAAALEAKGIAAVGSDAGEVAGVGPLGIRITDDYAALARPDTVTLDFTNAAASLEHLSVAADNGAAIVVASTGFNADQEKRAAAIAPRTRTVISPNLSIGVNVLSKIVEQVAAILPDFDAEVIEIHHRTKVDAPSGTALALGRTIAAARKVDFKTHSVYGREGITGVRPSGQISVIGLRAGDAVGDHTVIFGGQGERLELIHRAQSRDSLARGALRAAAWLEKQKPGLYSMRDVLGL; from the coding sequence ATGGCAAATCTGATCGTCGCTGGAGCGGCTGGCAGGATGGGACGGGTGCTGATCGGAATGATCGCGCACGATCCCGTGCATAAGTTGGCAGCAGCTCTGGAAGCCAAAGGCATTGCTGCTGTAGGTTCCGATGCGGGCGAGGTGGCGGGGGTCGGTCCGCTAGGCATTCGAATTACCGATGACTACGCGGCGCTCGCGCGGCCCGACACCGTGACCCTCGACTTCACCAACGCGGCCGCGTCCCTGGAACATCTTAGCGTGGCAGCCGACAACGGCGCGGCTATCGTGGTCGCCTCCACCGGATTCAACGCGGATCAAGAAAAGCGTGCCGCGGCGATTGCGCCGCGCACTCGTACGGTGATCTCCCCTAACCTGAGTATCGGCGTCAATGTGCTGAGCAAGATCGTCGAGCAGGTCGCCGCGATTCTCCCTGACTTCGATGCGGAAGTGATCGAGATTCACCATCGCACCAAGGTCGACGCACCCAGCGGCACCGCGCTCGCGCTCGGCCGCACGATCGCGGCGGCGCGGAAGGTTGATTTCAAAACTCACTCGGTATACGGCCGGGAAGGAATTACCGGCGTGCGCCCCAGTGGTCAGATTTCAGTCATCGGGCTGCGGGCCGGTGATGCGGTTGGCGACCACACCGTGATCTTCGGCGGCCAGGGTGAACGCCTCGAACTGATCCATCGCGCGCAAAGCCGCGACTCGCTGGCGCGCGGAGCGCTGCGCGCGGCGGCCTGGCTCGAAAAGCAAAAACCCGGGCTCTACTCGATGCGCGACGTGCTGGGACTTTAG